Genomic window (Deltaproteobacteria bacterium):
ATTACACAGGAGGATTTTTTGTCGGTTTTGCGCAAACCTTATTTTGTTCCGGAAACGATGCGCACCAGCCTGTTGCTCCACGAGTTAAAGGTGAAAAAATTCCATATGGCAATTGTCATCGATGAATATGGTGGCACTGCCGGTCTTGTTACCCTGGAAGATTTGATCGAAGAAATTGTAGGGGAAATCAGTGACGAAGATGAAACGGTTCCTAGGGAAGAAATGGTTAAAATATCGGAAAACACCTATTTGTGGGATGCAAGAACCGAAATCGAAACGGTCGAGGAGTTTTTTGATGTTGAGTTTCCTGAAGGGAATTACGAAACCCTGGCCGGATTGATATTTCATCAATTCGGTAAAATCCCCTGTGTGGGAGATTCATTCCAGATGGACAACCTCGAAATAACAGTCGAACAGGCTGACGAAAAAACCATCAAAAAGGTCAGAATCGTTCTTCTGGACTCGGCGCCGGGTCATTAAGGCAACCCTTTCAAACCTCTTCCGGCAATTTTCAGATGACTCAATCCATTTCGCAAAAAATCAAACGGGGCCTTTTCCAAAACTACCCTTCAATCGGCCTCTCCCTTTTTTCCGGCGTCCTATTGATTTGTTCATTTCCAAAGTTCGGTGTCGGCTTGGTGGCCTGGTTCGCATTTGTGCCTTTGTTTTTCGCCCTTCGTACGACTCATGAACCTCTGAAAGCCGCCGGTTGGGGTTTTTTGACGGGAATGG
Coding sequences:
- a CDS encoding HlyC/CorC family transporter; translation: MKHDKQTGILTILKKFFVERDHEQLERELQSLLDAGEENGLIDPQSGEMIQSILEFRDTIVREVMIPRTEMIVLKAETPMEEVIDLIMKHSHTRIPVYEDHLDKIIGILNVKDLLKFWSREITQEDFLSVLRKPYFVPETMRTSLLLHELKVKKFHMAIVIDEYGGTAGLVTLEDLIEEIVGEISDEDETVPREEMVKISENTYLWDARTEIETVEEFFDVEFPEGNYETLAGLIFHQFGKIPCVGDSFQMDNLEITVEQADEKTIKKVRIVLLDSAPGH